From the Leifsonia sp. AG29 genome, one window contains:
- a CDS encoding TadA family conjugal transfer-associated ATPase, whose protein sequence is MAHTLPPTALTPSAAGPESVRPGLWATFGRLAPYLLRRGLTDLFITGSGELWCNGPDGLRHAPGETFDPAEARALAVALIARGGRHLDEVSPFVDVVLAGGVRVHAVLPPVSTGGALVSIRVPRNAAPSMRELLSARFLTVEQHDVLLRAVRERSNILISGPGGAGKTTLLGALLAEAPPTERIVLIEDVAELRVTHPHVVGLQTRQPNLEGAGGVDLRRLVREALRMRPDRLVLGECRGEEVRELLSALNTGHDGGAGTLHANSLVDVPARLEALGSLAGLGESALARQAVSALDLLVHLSRPSRGRRVEALGRPAIGASGRLVVEQVPV, encoded by the coding sequence ATGGCTCACACCTTGCCGCCGACGGCACTCACCCCGTCCGCGGCCGGACCCGAGTCCGTCCGCCCGGGGCTCTGGGCGACGTTCGGGAGGCTCGCGCCCTACCTCCTGAGGAGGGGGCTCACCGACCTGTTCATCACCGGCTCCGGCGAGCTCTGGTGCAACGGTCCGGACGGCCTGCGGCACGCGCCCGGGGAAACGTTCGACCCGGCGGAGGCGCGGGCGCTCGCCGTGGCGCTGATCGCCCGCGGAGGACGGCACCTCGACGAAGTGTCTCCATTCGTCGACGTCGTGCTGGCGGGCGGCGTGCGGGTGCACGCCGTGCTTCCGCCCGTGTCGACGGGAGGGGCGCTCGTGTCGATCCGGGTGCCGCGCAATGCGGCGCCGAGCATGCGCGAGCTCCTGAGCGCCCGCTTCCTTACGGTCGAGCAGCACGACGTCCTCCTGCGTGCGGTGCGAGAGCGATCGAACATCCTCATCTCCGGCCCCGGAGGCGCGGGCAAGACCACGCTGCTCGGGGCTCTGCTGGCGGAGGCGCCCCCGACGGAACGCATCGTCCTCATCGAGGACGTCGCCGAGCTCCGGGTGACGCACCCCCATGTCGTCGGCCTGCAGACCCGTCAGCCGAACCTCGAGGGCGCCGGGGGCGTCGACCTGCGGCGTCTGGTCCGCGAGGCCCTGCGGATGCGGCCCGACCGTCTGGTGCTGGGGGAGTGCCGGGGCGAGGAGGTGCGCGAGCTTCTCTCGGCGCTCAACACGGGCCACGACGGAGGCGCGGGCACGCTTCACGCGAACTCGCTCGTCGACGTGCCCGCGCGGCTCGAAGCGCTCGGGAGCCTTGCGGGGCTCGGAGAGTCCGCGCTGGCGCGGCAGGCGGTCAGCGCTCTCGATCTCCTCGTCCATCTGTCGCGCCCGAGCCGCGGGCGGCGGGTCGAGGCTCTCGGCCGCCCGGCGATCGGTGCGTCGGGACGGCTCGTCGTCGAGCAGGTACCGGTGTGA
- a CDS encoding type II secretion system F family protein has product MRARNAEARRAAAFRPPRRSGRRSPPGDEDDRAAELAESLAVLLDAGLSPRSAWEAVAEESKDSRVTRVARLLATGADLSSGVVAALAGSPLAVIAVAWLVAAEVGAPLGAAARGISELFRERAQTARDIDVAVSGPRATARLVSGLPLAGLAMGWLMGVDVLGVLLGSPAGLGLLAAGGALGIAGHLWSRSQVRRALPGDESVGVYADLLAVALRGGMSIGRARALVTASAEAARIVLPEPAGVEGVLRLAERTGAPAAELLEAAGRRDRRHRRAEGARSAGVLGVRLLAPVGLCVLPSFIAWGIAPVILGLLSSTGSVA; this is encoded by the coding sequence GTGAGAGCGAGGAACGCGGAAGCGCGTCGTGCTGCCGCCTTCCGTCCCCCACGGCGGTCCGGTCGACGGTCGCCTCCCGGAGACGAGGACGACCGGGCGGCAGAGCTCGCAGAGTCTCTCGCCGTGCTGCTCGACGCGGGATTGTCGCCGCGCTCCGCTTGGGAGGCGGTTGCGGAGGAGAGCAAGGACTCGCGTGTCACCCGGGTGGCGCGGCTTCTCGCCACCGGCGCCGACCTCTCGTCCGGGGTCGTCGCCGCACTGGCCGGAAGCCCGCTCGCGGTCATCGCCGTGGCTTGGCTGGTCGCGGCCGAGGTGGGTGCGCCGCTCGGAGCAGCAGCCCGAGGCATCTCCGAGCTGTTCCGGGAGCGCGCCCAGACGGCGCGCGACATCGACGTGGCCGTCAGCGGCCCGCGCGCGACCGCTCGGCTCGTGAGCGGCCTCCCGCTCGCCGGTCTGGCGATGGGGTGGCTGATGGGCGTCGACGTCCTGGGCGTCCTGCTCGGCTCACCGGCCGGCCTCGGCCTCCTGGCTGCGGGAGGGGCGCTCGGCATCGCCGGACACCTCTGGTCCCGATCGCAGGTGCGCCGTGCTCTGCCGGGGGACGAGTCAGTGGGGGTGTACGCGGACCTCCTCGCGGTCGCCCTCCGCGGCGGCATGTCGATCGGCAGGGCGCGGGCCCTGGTCACGGCGTCCGCCGAGGCCGCTCGGATCGTCCTTCCCGAGCCTGCCGGCGTGGAAGGTGTGCTGCGACTCGCGGAAAGGACGGGTGCGCCCGCTGCCGAGCTCCTGGAGGCGGCCGGTCGGCGCGACAGGCGCCATCGCCGTGCCGAGGGGGCGCGATCCGCCGGCGTGCTCGGAGTGCGTCTGCTGGCGCCGGTCGGGCTGTGCGTTCTTCCCAGCTTCATCGCGTGGGGCATCGCCCCGGTGATCCTGGGCCTTCTCTCGTCCACAGGGAGCGTCGCTTGA
- a CDS encoding DUF4244 domain-containing protein produces the protein MNKIIRRLRDDSGAATAEYAVTIMAAVGLAGLLVALLRGDEVRSMLTDLVHRALSTGG, from the coding sequence ATGAACAAGATCATCCGTCGGCTGCGGGACGACAGCGGCGCCGCCACGGCCGAGTACGCCGTGACGATCATGGCGGCCGTCGGGCTCGCCGGGCTCCTGGTCGCCCTGCTGCGGGGTGACGAGGTGCGATCGATGCTGACGGACCTGGTGCACCGTGCGCTCAGTACAGGCGGCTGA
- a CDS encoding TadE family type IV pilus minor pilin has protein sequence MTAEFAIALPAVLACLVLCLAGVQAVARQLQLVDAAATVARLVALGEAIPAGVVRGSASLSTDVADGLVCVRLSEPASVTGAVRLGFDLSARACALDERPAP, from the coding sequence GTGACAGCGGAGTTCGCGATCGCGCTCCCCGCGGTGCTCGCCTGCCTGGTCCTGTGTCTTGCCGGGGTTCAGGCCGTCGCGCGTCAGCTGCAGCTCGTCGACGCGGCGGCGACCGTCGCGCGGCTCGTCGCCCTGGGAGAGGCGATCCCCGCCGGGGTTGTCCGCGGGTCCGCATCCCTGAGCACCGACGTCGCCGACGGGCTCGTCTGCGTGCGCCTGAGCGAGCCCGCGTCGGTGACCGGGGCCGTTCGCCTCGGGTTCGACCTCTCGGCGCGGGCGTGCGCCCTCGACGAGCGGCCGGCACCGTGA
- a CDS encoding Rv3654c family TadE-like protein gives MTRSDDREVRPPRQRDQGSGSVLAIMCVACVAALLSVLLGAAGVLLTHRRAVAAAELAALAGAEVAVGRVAGSICEAADRVASSAGAVVDRCDVDGLVVTVTATVGSGALRTSGTARAGPPHSP, from the coding sequence GTGACGCGCAGCGATGACCGGGAGGTGCGGCCGCCGCGTCAGCGCGATCAGGGCTCGGGCTCCGTCCTGGCGATCATGTGCGTCGCGTGCGTGGCTGCGCTGCTGTCGGTGCTCCTCGGCGCCGCCGGGGTTCTGCTGACGCACCGCCGAGCGGTCGCCGCGGCCGAGCTGGCTGCGCTCGCCGGGGCGGAGGTCGCGGTCGGCCGGGTGGCGGGCTCCATCTGCGAAGCGGCCGATCGGGTCGCGTCGAGTGCGGGGGCCGTCGTCGACCGGTGCGACGTCGACGGACTCGTCGTCACAGTGACCGCGACCGTGGGCAGCGGGGCGCTGCGCACGAGCGGCACGGCGCGCGCCGGACCGCCGCACTCCCCGTGA
- the topA gene encoding type I DNA topoisomerase, with amino-acid sequence MPATKKLVIVESPNKVKSIAQYLGDGYEVMASVGHIRDLIEPKNLPPELKKGSLGKFSVDVEKGFEPYYVVSDQKRKTVADLKRALKNADELLLATDEDREGEAIAWHLVEELKPKIPVKRMVFHEITREAIEKARDNTREIDTALVDAQETRRILDRLYGYEVSPVLWRKVGPGLSAGRVQSAATRLVVDRERERLAFVPASYWGLTAQLAPEEDGNAFQARLARVSGDRVATGRDFDDHGTLTSAARTLDEESASALAAAIRRPSTTVAVSKVDSKPYSRRPAAPFTTSTLQQEAARKLRFSARQTMSVAQALYENGYITYMRTDSASLSQQATNAARTQAAKLYGPETVPDKPRVYASKSKNAQEAHEAIRPSGEVFRTPAELEKSLRGPEFRLYDLIWKRTVASQMADAKGQTASVTVEAAITEGPLDGTVAEFTASGTVITFRGFLNAYEEGKDEERNSADPADAKLPPLAAGQSLSVREVEADGHETTPPPRYTEASLVKTLEELGIGRPSTFASIISTIIDRGYVTQRGQSLVPSWVAFSVVRLLEDYFGDLVQYDFTAEMEDDLDRIAAGEAERVDWLNSFYFGSDKHKGLRRVIDNLGEIDARSINSITIDEGITLRIGKYGPYLEVSEPDAAADTQPRRVNIPPDLAPDELTPAKARELIAAPVQTDRVLGLNPASGKLVVAKDGRFGPYVTEADPEEEPEADARTGEVVEKKTAKKAAAAKPRTASLFASMDTATIDLETALKLLDLPRTVGADPESGEEIQAQNGRYGPYLKKGTDTRSLPSEDDIFTIDLPGALELFAQPKYGNRRASSALKEFDADPVSGKPVKVKDGRFGPYVTDGETNATIPRGETVDEVDFDRAVQLLADKRAKGPAKKTTTRRTAAKTSTAKASGASTAAAKTTASKTTAAKTTAAKATAAKKAPAKKAPAKTTRAPKSAE; translated from the coding sequence GTGCCCGCCACGAAGAAGCTCGTCATCGTCGAGTCTCCGAACAAGGTGAAGTCGATCGCCCAGTACCTGGGTGACGGCTACGAGGTCATGGCCTCCGTCGGGCACATCCGCGACTTGATCGAGCCGAAGAACCTCCCGCCGGAGCTCAAGAAGGGCTCGCTGGGCAAGTTCTCGGTCGACGTGGAAAAGGGCTTCGAGCCCTATTACGTGGTCTCCGACCAGAAGCGCAAGACGGTCGCCGACCTGAAGCGCGCCCTCAAGAACGCCGACGAGCTCCTGCTCGCCACGGATGAGGACCGCGAAGGCGAGGCGATCGCCTGGCACCTCGTCGAGGAGCTCAAGCCGAAGATCCCGGTCAAGCGCATGGTGTTCCACGAGATCACCCGCGAGGCCATCGAGAAGGCCCGCGACAACACCCGCGAGATCGACACAGCCCTGGTCGACGCCCAGGAGACCCGGCGCATCCTCGACCGGCTCTACGGGTACGAGGTGTCGCCGGTGCTGTGGCGCAAGGTGGGCCCGGGCCTGTCCGCCGGCCGCGTCCAGTCGGCGGCAACGCGGCTCGTCGTCGACCGCGAGCGCGAACGCCTCGCCTTCGTTCCCGCCTCCTACTGGGGCCTGACCGCGCAGCTGGCTCCCGAGGAGGACGGCAACGCCTTCCAGGCGCGCCTCGCCCGCGTGTCGGGGGACCGTGTCGCGACAGGTCGCGACTTCGACGACCACGGCACGCTCACGAGCGCGGCCCGCACCCTCGACGAGGAGTCCGCTTCGGCTCTCGCAGCGGCGATCCGCCGGCCGAGCACGACCGTGGCGGTCTCGAAGGTCGACTCCAAGCCCTACTCGCGCCGGCCCGCGGCACCGTTCACCACCTCCACCCTGCAGCAGGAGGCCGCCCGCAAGCTCCGCTTCTCCGCGCGCCAGACCATGAGTGTGGCCCAGGCGCTGTACGAGAACGGCTACATCACCTATATGCGTACCGATTCGGCCTCGCTGTCGCAGCAGGCGACCAACGCGGCCCGGACTCAGGCCGCGAAGCTTTACGGTCCCGAGACGGTGCCCGACAAGCCCCGTGTCTACGCCTCCAAGAGCAAGAACGCGCAGGAGGCGCACGAGGCGATCCGCCCCTCCGGCGAGGTCTTCCGTACCCCGGCCGAGCTCGAGAAGTCGTTGCGCGGACCCGAGTTCCGCCTGTACGACCTCATCTGGAAGCGCACGGTCGCCTCGCAGATGGCGGACGCCAAGGGCCAGACCGCCTCGGTGACCGTCGAGGCCGCCATCACCGAGGGGCCGCTCGACGGCACGGTCGCCGAGTTCACGGCGAGCGGCACCGTCATCACCTTCCGCGGCTTCCTCAACGCCTACGAGGAGGGCAAGGACGAGGAGCGCAACTCGGCCGACCCCGCCGACGCGAAGCTCCCGCCGCTCGCGGCCGGTCAGTCGCTGAGCGTGCGCGAGGTCGAGGCCGACGGCCACGAGACCACGCCGCCGCCCCGCTACACCGAGGCCAGCCTCGTCAAGACGCTCGAGGAGCTCGGCATCGGCCGCCCGTCGACGTTCGCGAGCATCATCTCGACCATCATCGACCGCGGGTATGTGACCCAGCGCGGGCAGTCGCTCGTCCCGAGCTGGGTCGCCTTCTCGGTCGTGCGCCTCCTCGAGGACTACTTCGGCGACCTCGTCCAGTACGACTTCACCGCCGAGATGGAGGACGACCTCGACCGCATCGCGGCCGGCGAGGCGGAGCGCGTCGACTGGCTCAACAGCTTCTACTTCGGCAGCGACAAGCACAAGGGCCTGCGACGCGTCATCGACAACCTCGGTGAGATCGACGCCCGCAGCATCAACTCGATCACGATCGACGAGGGCATCACGCTCCGCATCGGCAAGTACGGGCCGTACCTCGAGGTCTCCGAGCCGGACGCCGCGGCTGATACCCAGCCGCGGCGGGTCAACATCCCGCCGGACCTGGCGCCCGACGAGCTCACCCCGGCGAAGGCGCGCGAGCTCATCGCGGCGCCGGTGCAGACCGACCGGGTGCTCGGCCTCAACCCGGCGAGCGGCAAGCTCGTCGTCGCGAAGGACGGCCGGTTCGGACCCTACGTCACCGAAGCCGATCCCGAGGAGGAGCCCGAGGCCGACGCCCGGACCGGCGAGGTTGTCGAGAAGAAGACCGCCAAGAAGGCCGCCGCGGCCAAGCCGCGCACCGCCTCCCTGTTCGCGTCGATGGACACCGCCACCATCGACCTGGAGACCGCACTGAAGCTGCTCGACCTGCCCCGCACGGTCGGGGCGGATCCCGAGAGCGGCGAGGAGATCCAGGCGCAGAACGGGCGGTACGGCCCGTACCTGAAGAAGGGGACCGACACGCGCTCGCTGCCCTCCGAGGACGACATCTTCACGATCGACCTGCCCGGCGCGCTCGAGCTGTTCGCGCAGCCCAAGTACGGCAACCGGCGGGCGTCGAGCGCGCTCAAGGAGTTCGACGCCGACCCCGTGAGCGGCAAGCCGGTCAAGGTGAAGGACGGCCGTTTCGGCCCGTACGTCACCGACGGCGAGACCAACGCGACGATCCCGCGTGGCGAGACGGTCGACGAGGTCGATTTCGACCGCGCCGTCCAGCTGCTCGCGGACAAGCGCGCCAAAGGCCCGGCCAAGAAGACGACGACTCGGCGGACGGCCGCCAAGACGTCGACGGCCAAGGCCTCCGGAGCATCGACGGCAGCGGCGAAGACCACGGCGTCTAAGACGACGGCTGCCAAGACGACGGCTGCCAAGGCGACCGCGGCCAAGAAGGCTCCCGCCAAGAAGGCGCCGGCCAAGACCACGCGCGCTCCGAAGTCGGCCGAGTGA
- the tmk gene encoding dTMP kinase, whose translation MSGAPGRAAPGLFITLEGGDGSGKTTQAELLEQWLTERGRVVVRTREPGGTAAGVEIREIVLHHRGDIAPRAEALLYAADRAHHVATVVRPALARGEVVLQDRYIDSSVAYQGAGRVLDPDEIRNLSLWAAEGLLPDVTILLDLDESAARARLDASRTRYDRLEAERSDFHARVRAAYLALAEAEPERILVVDAARPVDEIAGEIRSRLEGRV comes from the coding sequence GTGAGCGGCGCCCCCGGCCGGGCTGCGCCCGGGCTCTTCATCACGCTCGAAGGGGGCGACGGCTCCGGCAAGACCACGCAGGCCGAGCTCCTCGAGCAGTGGCTCACCGAGCGCGGTCGTGTCGTCGTGCGCACCCGCGAACCGGGAGGCACGGCCGCCGGCGTGGAAATCCGCGAGATCGTCCTGCACCACCGCGGCGACATCGCGCCGCGTGCGGAGGCGCTGCTCTACGCCGCCGACCGTGCTCACCACGTCGCGACGGTCGTACGGCCGGCACTGGCCCGGGGCGAGGTCGTCCTGCAGGACAGGTACATCGACTCCTCCGTCGCTTATCAGGGCGCCGGTCGAGTCCTCGATCCCGATGAGATCCGCAACCTGTCGCTGTGGGCGGCCGAGGGTCTCCTCCCAGACGTCACGATCCTCCTCGACCTCGATGAGAGTGCCGCCCGCGCCCGGCTCGACGCGTCCCGCACCCGGTACGACCGGCTGGAGGCGGAGAGGTCCGACTTCCACGCCCGCGTGCGCGCCGCCTACCTGGCGCTCGCCGAGGCCGAGCCCGAGCGCATCCTCGTCGTCGACGCGGCCCGGCCCGTCGACGAGATCGCCGGCGAGATCCGGAGCCGTCTCGAGGGCCGGGTCTGA
- a CDS encoding DNA polymerase III subunit delta' — protein sequence MAVWDDLTGQEDAIAVVRAAAESGKRGAPSLHEAGAVAEAAGADGRGMTHSWLITGPPGSGRSNLAFAFATALLSPGTPEGDLATQRQVEARTHPDLAVLSTDRVIISIDEVRSLVATSQFAPSVGRYRVMIIEDADRMTERTSNVLLKALEEPPERTVWILCAPSDADLLPTIRSRVRTVRLAVPSVDDVARLIERRDGVDPATAERAARHAQSHIGMAHRLATHEEARRRRERTLELALGIRSVSDAVLAAASLLEIAGADAKAITEERDAEEREHALRSLGIEPGGSIPPALRGQLRQLEDDQKRRATRGLRDGIDRILVDLLSVYRDVMMLQLDSRSELVNTEILAQLRALSEHTSPADTLAAMDAIATARERIEANVAPVLALEAMLITILRGTAARKGTDL from the coding sequence ATGGCAGTGTGGGACGACCTGACCGGTCAGGAAGACGCGATCGCGGTCGTCCGCGCCGCCGCCGAGAGCGGCAAACGAGGTGCGCCGTCCCTCCACGAAGCCGGAGCAGTGGCCGAGGCCGCCGGAGCCGACGGCCGCGGGATGACGCACTCGTGGCTGATCACGGGGCCGCCGGGGTCCGGTCGGTCCAACCTCGCCTTCGCGTTCGCCACGGCGCTGCTGAGCCCCGGCACCCCGGAGGGCGACCTCGCGACGCAGCGGCAGGTAGAGGCGCGGACTCACCCCGACCTCGCCGTGCTCAGCACCGACCGCGTCATCATCTCGATCGACGAGGTGCGGTCGCTCGTCGCCACTTCCCAGTTCGCGCCGTCGGTCGGGCGCTATCGCGTCATGATCATCGAAGACGCCGACCGGATGACCGAACGCACCTCCAACGTCCTCCTGAAGGCCTTGGAGGAGCCGCCCGAGCGCACGGTGTGGATCCTCTGCGCGCCGAGCGACGCCGACCTCCTCCCGACGATCCGCTCCCGCGTCCGCACCGTGCGACTGGCGGTGCCCAGCGTCGACGACGTCGCCCGGCTGATCGAGCGCCGCGACGGGGTCGACCCCGCGACCGCCGAGCGCGCCGCCCGGCACGCCCAGAGCCACATCGGCATGGCGCACCGGCTCGCCACCCACGAGGAGGCGCGGCGCCGCCGCGAGCGCACCCTCGAGCTCGCCCTCGGCATCCGGTCCGTCTCCGACGCCGTGCTGGCGGCGGCGAGCCTCCTCGAGATCGCCGGGGCCGACGCCAAGGCGATCACGGAGGAGCGCGACGCCGAGGAGCGCGAACACGCGCTCCGGTCGCTCGGGATCGAGCCCGGGGGCAGCATCCCGCCCGCGCTCCGCGGCCAGCTGCGGCAGCTCGAAGATGACCAGAAGCGCCGAGCGACGCGAGGCCTCCGCGATGGGATCGACCGCATCCTCGTCGACCTGCTCTCCGTCTACCGCGACGTCATGATGCTCCAGCTCGACAGCCGCAGCGAACTCGTGAACACCGAGATCCTGGCGCAGCTCCGAGCTCTCAGCGAGCACACGAGTCCCGCCGATACGCTCGCCGCGATGGACGCCATCGCCACGGCCCGCGAACGGATCGAGGCGAACGTCGCGCCCGTGCTCGCCCTCGAGGCGATGCTGATCACCATCCTGCGCGGCACGGCCGCTCGAAAGGGGACCGACCTGTGA
- a CDS encoding alpha/beta hydrolase, translated as MTTRPGRSAGRRRGVRTAIVAVAAVLALTLTGCVTWLIPPKSVQTSTPSPEKVATDLQPFYSQTLTWSNCDSGKQCATAKAPLDWQHPAAGEIELALIRQQAKGDRQGSLLVNPGGPGASGYDFVKDSVDYATDKTLQDSFDVVGFDPRGVGRSTAVKCYDPKQMDDYLYGITPGVRGSDEWLAANTETAKGFAAACDQKSQKLLAHVDTVSAARDLDLLRAVLGDKKLNYLGYSYGTYLGATYADLYPGKTGRLVLDGALDPAASNADVTMVQAQGFESALRAYLKDCLSQKGCPFTGTVDQAMTTVGQLLASVDRSPIRNSDGRELGANTLLTAIITPLYDATAWSYLTKLFDSVMKGDASVAFVLADSYNDRNSDGTYSDNGTEAFTAINCLDYPVDASVPAMRANAAQLAQVAPVIGPYMAYGELSCGTWPYQSTVQRAPIHAKGSAPILVIGTTNDPATPYVWAKNLASELENGHLLTYRGEGHTAYNKSNSCVNGTVDDFLVHGTVPTAGKTC; from the coding sequence GTGACCACCCGACCCGGACGGTCCGCTGGCCGACGTCGCGGCGTCCGTACGGCCATCGTCGCCGTCGCAGCCGTGCTCGCGCTCACCCTGACCGGGTGCGTGACCTGGTTGATACCCCCGAAGTCCGTGCAGACCTCCACACCGTCTCCCGAGAAGGTGGCCACCGATCTTCAGCCGTTCTACTCGCAGACCCTCACCTGGTCGAACTGCGACTCCGGCAAGCAGTGCGCCACGGCGAAGGCGCCCCTCGACTGGCAGCACCCGGCGGCAGGCGAGATCGAGCTCGCGCTGATCCGGCAGCAGGCGAAGGGGGACCGGCAGGGCTCCCTGCTGGTCAACCCCGGTGGCCCCGGCGCCTCCGGCTACGACTTCGTCAAGGACTCGGTCGACTACGCGACCGACAAGACCCTCCAGGACTCGTTCGACGTCGTCGGTTTCGATCCTCGCGGGGTCGGCCGATCGACCGCCGTCAAGTGCTACGACCCGAAGCAGATGGACGACTACCTGTACGGCATCACGCCCGGCGTGCGCGGCTCTGACGAGTGGCTCGCGGCGAACACCGAGACGGCGAAGGGGTTCGCCGCCGCTTGCGATCAGAAATCCCAGAAGCTGCTGGCGCACGTCGACACCGTCAGCGCGGCGCGCGACCTCGACCTGCTGCGCGCGGTGCTCGGCGACAAGAAGCTCAACTATCTCGGTTACTCGTACGGCACCTACCTCGGGGCCACGTATGCCGACCTCTACCCCGGCAAGACCGGCCGCCTGGTGCTCGACGGCGCCCTCGACCCCGCCGCGAGCAACGCCGACGTCACCATGGTGCAGGCCCAGGGGTTCGAGAGCGCCCTCCGCGCCTACCTCAAGGACTGCCTGAGCCAGAAGGGCTGCCCGTTCACCGGAACGGTCGACCAGGCCATGACGACCGTCGGCCAGCTGCTCGCCAGCGTCGACCGCAGCCCCATCCGCAACTCCGACGGGAGGGAGCTGGGCGCCAACACTCTCCTCACCGCGATCATCACGCCGCTGTACGACGCCACGGCCTGGTCGTACCTGACCAAGCTGTTCGACTCGGTGATGAAGGGCGACGCCTCCGTGGCCTTCGTGCTGGCCGACTCCTACAACGACCGCAACAGCGACGGCACGTACTCAGACAACGGCACGGAGGCCTTCACGGCCATCAACTGCCTCGACTACCCGGTCGACGCGAGCGTCCCGGCGATGCGGGCCAACGCCGCTCAGCTCGCCCAGGTCGCGCCGGTGATCGGGCCGTACATGGCTTACGGGGAGCTCAGCTGCGGCACGTGGCCGTATCAGTCCACTGTGCAGCGCGCCCCGATCCACGCCAAGGGGTCGGCACCCATCCTCGTCATCGGCACGACCAACGACCCGGCCACCCCGTACGTCTGGGCGAAGAACCTCGCGTCCGAACTCGAGAACGGGCACCTGCTCACCTACCGCGGCGAAGGCCACACCGCCTACAACAAGTCGAACTCGTGCGTGAACGGAACGGTGGACGACTTCCTCGTCCATGGCACCGTCCCCACGGCCGGGAAGACCTGCTGA
- a CDS encoding TetR family transcriptional regulator, whose protein sequence is MTPATETVIDGSELGLRERKRIATRRAIQLAALGLATERGFDRVTIDEISHAANVSPRTFFNYFPSKETAIIGELPELPGEETIERFIAAGPQEPILEGISHLLIAAIVGGDLGDPGIPVDGASGDDALHDPASTMQKMHTLRRALLKDNPELFAQRMASMRTFEEALSEVVERRLAHDDPELAADREALHQRARLVTYVAFAGMRHAWSCWADHGGVEPLADRLRTSFEQLANLGSQVR, encoded by the coding sequence GTGACTCCGGCAACCGAAACCGTCATCGACGGGAGCGAGCTCGGGCTGCGTGAGCGCAAGCGCATCGCTACCCGGCGGGCCATCCAGCTGGCCGCCCTCGGCCTCGCCACCGAGCGCGGGTTCGACCGCGTCACGATCGACGAGATCAGCCACGCGGCCAACGTCTCGCCTCGCACGTTCTTCAACTATTTCCCCTCGAAAGAGACGGCGATCATCGGCGAGCTGCCGGAGCTCCCCGGCGAGGAGACGATCGAGCGCTTCATCGCGGCGGGCCCGCAGGAGCCGATCCTCGAGGGCATCAGCCACCTCCTCATCGCGGCGATCGTCGGGGGAGACCTCGGCGATCCGGGCATCCCCGTCGACGGGGCCTCGGGCGACGACGCCCTCCACGATCCGGCCTCGACGATGCAGAAGATGCACACCCTCCGCAGGGCGCTCCTGAAGGACAACCCGGAGCTCTTCGCTCAGCGGATGGCGTCGATGCGCACCTTTGAGGAGGCTCTGAGCGAAGTCGTCGAGCGTCGTCTCGCCCACGACGACCCCGAGCTCGCCGCCGACCGGGAGGCGCTGCACCAGCGAGCGCGCCTCGTCACCTACGTCGCGTTCGCCGGCATGCGGCACGCCTGGTCGTGCTGGGCGGACCACGGGGGAGTGGAGCCGCTCGCCGACCGCCTCCGCACGTCGTTCGAGCAGCTCGCGAATCTCGGCAGCCAGGTTCGCTGA
- a CDS encoding alpha/beta fold hydrolase: MGGSHSRSRPRTGPFRHCSGSKRASAERILAVARALGHDRFALIGHDRGSYVASRLAFDHPGAVDRVVLMDSIPIVEHLDRITPEFATQWWHWFFFAQPHTPERVILADPDAWYHGDPERMGTENHDEWRRAMRNPRVVRAMLEDYRAGLTIDRRDEEADRAAGRKMTQPLLVLGSLRDDLEQLFGDPREIWRNWAVDVRGHRIDSGHHMAEDAPGELTDALVEFLAREPGSA; this comes from the coding sequence TTGGGCGGCTCCCATTCTCGGTCCCGTCCTCGGACGGGGCCTTTCCGCCATTGCAGCGGCTCCAAACGCGCGTCGGCCGAGCGGATTCTCGCGGTGGCTCGCGCCCTCGGCCACGATCGGTTCGCACTAATCGGACACGACCGGGGAAGCTATGTGGCGTCCCGGCTGGCGTTCGACCACCCTGGTGCGGTCGATCGGGTGGTGCTGATGGACAGTATTCCGATCGTGGAGCATCTGGATCGCATCACGCCGGAGTTCGCCACTCAATGGTGGCACTGGTTCTTCTTCGCGCAGCCCCACACCCCGGAGCGCGTGATCCTGGCAGATCCGGACGCCTGGTACCACGGCGATCCCGAGCGGATGGGCACCGAGAATCACGACGAGTGGCGGCGCGCAATGCGCAACCCGCGGGTGGTGCGGGCGATGCTCGAGGACTACCGAGCCGGCCTCACGATCGATCGCCGGGACGAGGAGGCAGACCGAGCGGCCGGCCGCAAAATGACGCAACCGCTACTCGTGCTCGGGTCGTTGCGCGACGACCTGGAACAGCTGTTCGGCGACCCACGCGAGATCTGGCGGAATTGGGCCGTCGATGTTCGGGGACATAGGATCGACTCCGGTCACCACATGGCAGAGGACGCGCCCGGCGAGCTCACCGACGCGCTGGTCGAGTTCCTCGCTCGAGAGCCAGGGTCGGCGTGA